ACAAATGTTTTATAAATCAGTAAAAAGTGCTAGGAACAACGCATCTGATAGAAAAAGACTACTACAGATGGAGTACTAGCACTTACTCATCATCAACTATTGCATTTAATTCATTATGGTTGTTCAATTCAAAAATTATTGTAACGCTTTTAAAGCTTCTTGTGCCGCCCTTTGTTCAGCTTCTTTTTTCGATCGACCATTTCCTGTTCCAAAAATCTTATCATTAATAGAAACAGTAGAAATAAACTCTCGACTGTGAGATGGGCCTTTCTCTTGAACAATCTTATATTCAATTAAACCCTTGAAATCTCGTTGAATAATTTCTTGAAGCTGACTTTTATAATCCATCACATGAGAAAAAGCACCGTCATCAATTTTAGGAAAAATAAACTTTTCAAGAAATGTCCTAACCTCATCTAGACCTTGATCTAAGTACAGGGCACCAATAAAAGCTTCAAAAACATCAGCCAATAAGGCCGGCCGATTTCTTCCACCGGTCATTTCTTCTCCTTTTCCTAATAGGACTAATTGACCAAAATTAAGAGATTGGGCAAATTCCATTAAAGAAGGTTCACAAACAAT
This portion of the Bacillus carboniphilus genome encodes:
- the rnc gene encoding ribonuclease III; this translates as MGQRQNRKIEKFKDLQKVIGIRFKQEKLLYQAFTHSSYVNEHRRKPYEDNERLEFLGDAVLELTISHFLYKKYPLMSEGELTKLRASIVCEPSLMEFAQSLNFGQLVLLGKGEEMTGGRNRPALLADVFEAFIGALYLDQGLDEVRTFLEKFIFPKIDDGAFSHVMDYKSQLQEIIQRDFKGLIEYKIVQEKGPSHSREFISTVSINDKIFGTGNGRSKKEAEQRAAQEALKALQ